Proteins encoded within one genomic window of Halorussus salilacus:
- a CDS encoding class I SAM-dependent methyltransferase, with translation MDYREALLLRAARETGVLDAVTTEAETAPAVAESAGVTERSARIALDAMVELGYLEVLGGDEDAEPRYEITNRALGFVAKRDVRSIGPVPHTLDCVERWIRLPETMESGDLADLPLDDWTTNFAGAMASVDDAAVRAGVTAAVHRTPDAERVLDVGGGPGRFAKEFARRGFDVTLLDRPEVVDIDRRFLEHEPIELVAGDATDDLPEGFDLVFCSRVAHGLGPDENRRLLANAYDALDPGGAVVLLDRVRGRADGAALFGAHMLAQTENGDTYTEAQFTEWLREAGFEGVEVRDVPGIDQQVIAGRR, from the coding sequence ATGGACTACCGCGAAGCACTGCTCCTCCGGGCCGCCCGCGAGACGGGCGTCCTCGACGCCGTCACGACAGAGGCCGAGACAGCCCCTGCAGTCGCCGAGTCGGCGGGCGTGACCGAGCGGTCAGCGCGCATCGCGCTCGACGCGATGGTCGAGCTGGGGTATCTGGAAGTCCTCGGCGGCGACGAGGACGCCGAACCTCGGTACGAGATCACGAACCGCGCGCTCGGGTTCGTCGCCAAGCGGGACGTCCGCTCTATCGGTCCCGTCCCCCACACTCTCGACTGCGTCGAGCGCTGGATTCGCCTCCCGGAGACGATGGAATCGGGCGACCTCGCCGACCTCCCGCTCGACGACTGGACGACCAACTTCGCGGGCGCGATGGCGAGCGTCGACGACGCCGCGGTCCGGGCGGGCGTCACCGCCGCGGTCCACCGCACCCCCGACGCCGAGCGGGTCCTCGACGTCGGGGGCGGTCCCGGGCGGTTCGCCAAGGAGTTCGCCCGCCGGGGGTTCGACGTGACGCTGCTCGACCGCCCCGAGGTCGTCGACATCGACCGGCGGTTCCTCGAACACGAGCCCATCGAGCTGGTCGCGGGCGACGCGACCGACGACCTCCCGGAGGGGTTCGACCTCGTGTTCTGCTCGCGGGTCGCCCACGGACTCGGCCCCGACGAGAACCGCCGACTCCTCGCGAACGCCTACGACGCCCTCGACCCCGGCGGGGCGGTCGTCCTCCTCGACAGGGTCCGGGGCCGGGCCGACGGCGCCGCCCTGTTCGGCGCGCACATGCTCGCTCAGACCGAGAACGGCGACACCTACACCGAGGCCCAGTTCACCGAGTGGCTCCGCGAGGCGGGCTTCGAGGGAGTCGAGGTCCGAGACGTTCCGGGCATCGACCAGCAGGTCATCGCCGGTCGGCGATGA
- a CDS encoding protein-L-isoaspartate(D-aspartate) O-methyltransferase, translated as MRGGGGPNFEEAREALVERLARLDDLDDSTLDAMRAVARHEFVPPGRRERAYEDRPLPIGSDQTISAPHMVAVMVDQLNLDPGERVLEIGTGCGYHAAVTAEVVGPENVASVEYHESLAESARERLADLGYGGVSIRVGDGHEGWPERAPYDAAYLTCAASDFPPKVVEQVRPEGRILAPLGTSVQRLVFARKRATGSVDREERGRVRFVPMQED; from the coding sequence ATGCGTGGGGGAGGGGGCCCGAACTTCGAGGAGGCGCGCGAGGCGCTCGTCGAGCGCCTCGCGCGCCTCGACGACCTCGACGACTCGACCCTCGACGCGATGCGCGCGGTGGCGCGCCACGAGTTCGTACCGCCCGGCCGCCGCGAGCGCGCCTACGAGGACCGACCGCTCCCCATCGGGAGCGACCAGACCATCAGCGCGCCCCACATGGTCGCGGTGATGGTCGACCAGCTGAACCTCGACCCGGGCGAGCGCGTCCTCGAAATCGGCACCGGATGCGGCTACCACGCCGCGGTCACCGCCGAGGTCGTCGGCCCGGAGAACGTCGCCAGCGTCGAGTACCACGAGTCGCTCGCCGAGTCAGCCCGCGAGCGACTCGCCGACCTCGGCTACGGCGGCGTCTCGATTCGAGTGGGCGACGGCCACGAGGGCTGGCCCGAGCGCGCGCCCTACGACGCCGCCTACCTGACGTGCGCCGCGAGCGACTTCCCGCCGAAGGTGGTCGAGCAGGTCCGACCCGAGGGGCGCATCCTCGCGCCCCTCGGCACCTCGGTCCAGCGGCTGGTGTTCGCCCGCAAGCGCGCCACCGGGTCGGTCGACCGCGAGGAGCGCGGGCGGGTCCGGTTCGTCCCGATGCAGGAGGATTAA
- a CDS encoding HVO_0476 family zinc finger protein, producing MSETAERVAVTCPSCSPDAETVHEVLKEGSGHATVRCTECSHVHKTKIEREEEVERDVVVSQEGESFTATVEAPPEETVAVGEEFVLDTPEAIMVVRITDLQLGDEKRTEEAEVEDVETFWTRAVDNVRVNVTINPDDGSHDDSKSVKMDVPGDHEFVVGESEEFGDEKFRVKSIALRDDAAGYDFNPLGEKGDRAVAKDVKRLYADDETSSAWSAW from the coding sequence ATGAGCGAAACAGCCGAACGCGTCGCGGTGACCTGTCCGTCCTGCTCGCCCGACGCCGAGACGGTCCACGAGGTGCTGAAGGAGGGGAGCGGTCACGCCACCGTGCGCTGTACCGAGTGCAGTCACGTCCACAAGACCAAAATCGAGCGAGAGGAGGAAGTCGAACGTGACGTGGTGGTCTCCCAGGAGGGCGAGTCGTTCACCGCCACCGTGGAGGCCCCGCCCGAGGAGACGGTCGCGGTCGGCGAGGAGTTCGTCCTCGACACCCCCGAGGCCATCATGGTCGTCCGGATCACCGACCTCCAACTCGGCGACGAGAAGCGAACCGAGGAGGCCGAGGTCGAGGACGTCGAGACGTTCTGGACCCGCGCGGTCGACAACGTCCGGGTCAACGTCACCATCAACCCCGACGACGGGAGCCACGACGACTCGAAGAGCGTCAAGATGGACGTGCCCGGCGACCACGAGTTCGTGGTCGGCGAGTCCGAGGAGTTCGGCGACGAGAAGTTCCGAGTCAAGTCCATCGCGCTCCGAGACGACGCCGCGGGCTACGACTTCAACCCCCTCGGCGAGAAGGGCGACCGCGCGGTCGCGAAGGACGTGAAGCGACTCTACGCCGACGACGAGACCTCGTCGGCGTGGTCGGCGTGGTGA
- a CDS encoding ArnT family glycosyltransferase produces MLPRESDRRPLALALGVGLLVAALYLATNRYPAHGAGLYAHTAAEISSHGYALPETIPHYTAEGIPFSYPPLAFYVFALLLDAGVDPVTVARLLPPVLTVAYLVPTYFIGRDLLGGPRRGAAAAVLVALNPQILEWHVSSGGIVRATAFLLATSCLYAGFRLFRDGDRRWLPPAVALFGLTVLTHPTYTLFVVLSYVVAWAVLDRTPRGLLWGLAVGLGGTAVAAPWWTQVVSVHGLDVFTGAAGTHGGIFPGILEGLSVWAFAIVVVAVVAFAKGHRLLPVWLLAVEFAIEQSRFSYFVGSFVLVLAATELLAPYLRETGRLRGEGLRASRLAGVPVAVLLVSGAVLGYGGLGAEMTGLVGPDETTPEFIDDHDVEAMAWVETETDADATFVVLGDAAEWFPSMTDRTMLLGPWGVEWRGSAAFQAHLYGYENASACPTAECVEGWLDDVDAEPDYLYAPRGPFTIRGEPAVNDALVRDLRESDRYERVYRNEGVEVFRVRTESN; encoded by the coding sequence GTGCTCCCCAGAGAATCCGACCGGCGGCCCCTCGCGCTCGCGCTCGGCGTCGGTCTGCTCGTCGCCGCCCTCTACCTGGCGACGAACCGCTATCCCGCTCACGGTGCCGGACTCTACGCTCACACCGCCGCCGAGATATCGAGCCACGGCTACGCCCTCCCCGAGACCATTCCCCACTACACCGCGGAGGGAATCCCGTTCTCCTACCCGCCGCTGGCGTTCTACGTGTTCGCGCTGCTGTTGGACGCGGGCGTCGACCCGGTGACCGTGGCACGCCTGCTCCCGCCGGTCCTCACGGTCGCGTACCTCGTCCCGACCTACTTCATCGGCCGGGACCTGCTCGGTGGGCCGCGGCGCGGGGCCGCGGCCGCGGTTCTGGTCGCGCTCAACCCCCAGATACTCGAATGGCACGTCTCGTCCGGCGGCATCGTTCGCGCGACCGCGTTCCTGCTCGCGACCTCGTGTCTGTACGCGGGCTTCCGGCTCTTCCGCGACGGCGACCGGCGGTGGCTCCCCCCGGCGGTCGCGCTGTTCGGGCTGACCGTTCTCACTCACCCGACCTACACCCTGTTCGTCGTCCTGAGCTACGTGGTGGCGTGGGCGGTGCTCGACCGGACGCCCCGGGGACTCCTGTGGGGACTCGCGGTCGGTCTCGGCGGGACCGCGGTCGCCGCCCCGTGGTGGACGCAGGTCGTCTCGGTCCACGGTCTCGACGTGTTCACCGGCGCGGCGGGCACCCACGGCGGCATCTTCCCGGGAATCCTGGAGGGGCTGTCGGTGTGGGCGTTCGCCATCGTCGTGGTGGCGGTCGTCGCGTTCGCGAAGGGCCACCGACTGCTTCCGGTGTGGTTGCTGGCGGTCGAGTTCGCGATAGAGCAGTCGCGGTTCTCCTACTTCGTGGGGTCGTTCGTCCTCGTCCTCGCCGCGACCGAGTTGCTCGCGCCCTACCTCCGGGAGACGGGGCGACTCCGGGGCGAGGGCCTCCGAGCGAGTCGGCTCGCGGGCGTGCCGGTCGCCGTCCTGCTCGTGTCGGGGGCGGTCCTCGGCTACGGCGGTCTCGGCGCGGAGATGACCGGCCTCGTCGGCCCCGACGAGACGACCCCCGAGTTCATCGACGACCACGACGTGGAGGCGATGGCGTGGGTCGAGACCGAGACCGACGCCGACGCGACGTTCGTCGTTCTCGGCGACGCCGCCGAGTGGTTCCCGTCGATGACCGACCGAACCATGCTCCTCGGGCCGTGGGGCGTCGAGTGGCGGGGGTCGGCGGCGTTTCAGGCCCACCTCTACGGCTACGAGAACGCCTCGGCGTGTCCGACCGCCGAGTGCGTCGAGGGGTGGCTCGACGACGTGGACGCCGAACCCGACTACCTCTACGCCCCCCGCGGGCCGTTCACCATCCGGGGCGAACCCGCCGTCAACGACGCGCTGGTCCGGGACCTGCGCGAGTCCGACCGCTACGAGCGCGTCTACCGCAACGAGGGCGTCGAGGTGTTCCGGGTGCGCACGGAGTCGAACTGA
- a CDS encoding arylsulfotransferase family protein, which translates to MASRRTIRIALVAVVVLSALVLVAGYLGSPGDGLRQGDQSVEQAFRSGADEPVVEPRENVTVVATDSNAVVSDDGSGPRAQAELVAFDTDGSVLYHNDTHTRYWDVDPEPNTTHTVTYVFAHHLDESECSAETVCTRNGIERVNLSTGETERLYSRVTPGKHSTRWHDADRIDDDRFVVADIYRDRVYVANVTTGLTEWEWQAQEDFPLSGGGPFPDDWTHVNDVEVLDDGTIMASLRNQDQVVFLDPETGLQENRTLGEEDDYEVIYEQHNPDFVPESEGGPAVLVADSENGRVVEYEPEDPEAFRTGEEDVEWERTWRWSDARMQWPRDADRLPNGHTLITDSNGDRVFEIDDEGEVVWSADVGFPYEAERLGTGDESAGGPAASEADIPSRTADEVGEDAGPVGRVTAAVVGLLPPKVVNAVAYVLPSWVGTLELLALLAGVPALLGLGVAEWRWSGRSVEFRWPVRFRR; encoded by the coding sequence ATGGCGTCACGCCGAACGATTCGAATCGCACTCGTCGCTGTCGTCGTCCTGTCGGCGCTCGTGCTCGTCGCGGGCTACCTCGGTTCGCCCGGCGACGGGCTCCGTCAGGGCGACCAGTCGGTCGAACAGGCGTTCCGGAGCGGTGCGGACGAGCCGGTCGTCGAGCCCCGCGAGAACGTCACGGTGGTCGCGACCGACTCGAACGCGGTCGTCTCCGACGACGGGTCGGGTCCCCGGGCGCAGGCCGAACTCGTCGCGTTCGACACCGACGGGAGCGTCCTCTACCACAACGACACCCACACCCGCTACTGGGACGTGGACCCGGAACCCAACACCACCCACACGGTGACGTACGTGTTCGCTCACCACCTCGACGAGTCGGAGTGTAGCGCCGAGACCGTCTGCACCCGCAACGGAATCGAGCGCGTGAACCTCTCGACCGGCGAGACCGAGCGCCTCTACTCGCGGGTCACGCCGGGCAAGCACTCGACCCGGTGGCACGACGCCGACCGCATCGACGACGACCGGTTCGTCGTCGCCGACATCTACCGCGACCGGGTGTACGTCGCCAACGTCACGACGGGCCTCACCGAGTGGGAGTGGCAGGCCCAAGAGGACTTCCCGCTGTCGGGCGGCGGGCCGTTCCCCGACGACTGGACCCACGTCAACGACGTCGAGGTCCTCGACGACGGCACTATCATGGCGAGCCTCCGCAATCAGGACCAGGTCGTCTTCCTCGACCCCGAGACCGGCCTGCAGGAGAACCGGACCCTCGGCGAGGAGGACGACTACGAGGTCATCTACGAACAGCACAACCCCGACTTCGTCCCCGAATCGGAGGGCGGTCCCGCCGTCCTCGTCGCCGACTCCGAGAACGGCCGCGTGGTCGAGTACGAACCAGAGGACCCCGAGGCCTTCCGAACGGGAGAAGAAGACGTCGAGTGGGAGCGGACGTGGCGGTGGTCGGACGCCCGGATGCAGTGGCCCCGGGACGCCGACCGCCTCCCGAACGGCCACACCCTCATCACCGACTCGAACGGCGACCGGGTCTTCGAGATCGACGACGAGGGGGAGGTCGTCTGGAGCGCAGACGTCGGATTCCCCTACGAAGCCGAACGGCTCGGCACCGGCGACGAGAGCGCGGGCGGCCCCGCCGCGAGCGAGGCCGACATCCCCTCCCGGACCGCAGACGAGGTCGGCGAGGACGCGGGACCGGTCGGGCGCGTGACCGCCGCGGTGGTCGGACTCCTCCCCCCGAAGGTCGTCAACGCGGTGGCGTACGTCCTGCCGTCGTGGGTCGGGACGCTCGAACTGCTCGCGCTGCTCGCGGGCGTCCCGGCGCTGCTCGGACTGGGGGTCGCCGAGTGGCGCTGGAGCGGCCGGTCGGTCGAGTTCCGCTGGCCGGTCCGATTCCGTCGGTAA
- a CDS encoding metal-dependent hydrolase: MVADGIHILLGVAMVMVLLRTDRVEPYLVAMLCGALPDLDRYVFVPFVYRGYLSGTMWTHRGITHSLVALGVVVVLAASIGQWRAAAIAYGSHLLADIVTGSVRLFAPFDLTPYGLHYDWMTGTLVAGVVSSLVVGVGLVSMVSDEYPRTPVEVRRRVLALRRRFLRREQP, translated from the coding sequence ATGGTCGCAGACGGCATCCACATCCTGCTCGGCGTCGCGATGGTGATGGTCCTGCTCCGGACCGACCGGGTCGAGCCGTACCTCGTCGCGATGCTGTGCGGGGCGCTCCCGGACCTCGACCGGTACGTCTTCGTCCCGTTCGTCTATCGGGGGTACCTGTCCGGGACGATGTGGACCCATCGGGGCATCACCCACTCGCTGGTCGCGCTTGGCGTGGTCGTCGTCCTCGCGGCGAGCATCGGCCAGTGGCGCGCGGCCGCCATCGCGTACGGTTCGCATCTGCTCGCCGACATCGTGACCGGGTCGGTTCGGCTGTTCGCGCCGTTCGACCTCACGCCGTACGGCCTCCACTACGACTGGATGACCGGGACCCTCGTCGCGGGGGTAGTCTCGTCGCTGGTCGTCGGGGTCGGGCTGGTCTCGATGGTCTCCGACGAGTATCCGCGGACGCCGGTGGAGGTGCGACGCCGCGTCCTCGCGCTCCGACGCCGATTCCTGCGGAGGGAACAACCGTGA
- a CDS encoding ABC transporter substrate-binding protein → MTAEVRLGRRALLAGAATASTAGCLDRVERAFDPEDPEQVSLRIASASRDADEYGMQIARHLAERCREAGITTSVHPVEREELERRVLLNHEYDVYVAQFPKTGSVDPDDLYPILHSAFEPGLGWQNPFGYVDDDVDDRLATQRRTEGSNRREAVVDLQQTLARTQPFVPVAFPDVIRALRPGRFEEWSTDGLDSALAYLSLSPAEGDEPHEEFRGVLTDGRATENLNPLSVEFRRHGAVIDLLYGSLARRIDGEVRPWLAEEWSFDGGDEPTATVALRADLAWHDGEDLTAEDVAFTYRFLADTSLGDADDPVPSGRYRGRSSLVADIEAADERTVRIEFEESSETVARRAFTVPVLPEHVWADRSDRTSIEGMDVEGEVTEALVWTNPDPVGSGPFEFVRSTPREMLLLERHPDHFLWEAEEGVAERFGDPAFDRLSLRVASSDVTAIERVAAGQADATVTGVGTETVSRIEDADGLELAVDRSRAFYHVGFNCRREPMVDADFRRALAGLLDKAFVADDLLDGYATPIASPLAGTEWLPEGLEFDGRDPTVPFYGTDGELDAERAREAFRDAGFEYTDDGRLVRE, encoded by the coding sequence GTGACCGCGGAGGTCCGGCTCGGCCGCCGAGCGCTACTCGCGGGGGCCGCGACGGCAAGCACCGCGGGATGTCTCGACCGGGTGGAGCGTGCCTTCGACCCCGAGGACCCCGAGCAGGTCTCGCTCCGGATAGCCTCGGCGTCGCGCGACGCCGACGAGTACGGGATGCAGATCGCGCGCCACCTCGCCGAACGCTGTCGGGAGGCGGGCATCACGACGAGCGTCCACCCCGTCGAGCGCGAGGAACTCGAACGTCGGGTCCTGCTCAACCACGAGTACGACGTGTACGTCGCCCAGTTCCCGAAGACCGGGAGCGTCGACCCCGACGACCTGTATCCGATTCTTCACTCGGCGTTCGAGCCGGGACTGGGGTGGCAGAACCCGTTTGGATACGTCGACGACGACGTGGACGACCGACTCGCAACACAGCGGCGTACCGAGGGGTCGAATCGCCGCGAGGCCGTCGTCGACCTCCAGCAGACTCTCGCGCGGACCCAGCCGTTCGTGCCGGTCGCCTTCCCGGACGTGATTCGGGCGCTCCGGCCCGGCCGCTTCGAGGAGTGGTCGACCGACGGTCTCGACTCGGCGCTCGCGTACCTCTCGCTCTCGCCCGCGGAGGGCGACGAGCCCCACGAGGAGTTCCGGGGCGTGTTGACCGACGGGCGCGCGACCGAGAACCTCAATCCGCTCTCGGTCGAGTTCCGCCGCCACGGTGCGGTCATCGACCTGCTGTACGGCTCGCTCGCGCGCCGAATCGACGGCGAGGTCCGGCCGTGGCTCGCCGAGGAGTGGTCGTTCGACGGCGGCGACGAGCCGACCGCGACGGTCGCGCTCCGGGCCGACCTCGCGTGGCACGACGGCGAGGACCTCACCGCCGAGGACGTCGCGTTCACCTACCGGTTCCTCGCCGACACCTCGCTGGGCGACGCCGACGACCCCGTTCCGTCCGGCCGGTATCGGGGGCGGTCGTCGCTGGTCGCCGACATCGAGGCCGCAGACGAGCGCACGGTCCGCATCGAGTTCGAGGAGTCCAGCGAGACGGTCGCCAGACGCGCGTTCACCGTGCCGGTCCTCCCGGAACACGTCTGGGCCGACCGCTCGGACCGCACCTCCATCGAGGGCATGGACGTGGAGGGTGAGGTGACCGAGGCGCTGGTCTGGACCAACCCCGACCCGGTCGGGAGCGGCCCGTTCGAGTTCGTGCGGTCGACCCCCCGGGAGATGCTCCTGCTCGAACGCCACCCCGACCACTTCCTCTGGGAGGCCGAGGAGGGGGTCGCCGAGCGGTTCGGCGACCCCGCGTTCGACCGGCTCTCGCTGCGGGTCGCCTCCTCGGACGTGACCGCCATCGAGCGCGTCGCGGCCGGACAGGCCGACGCGACCGTGACGGGCGTCGGCACCGAGACGGTGTCCCGAATCGAGGACGCCGACGGCCTCGAACTCGCGGTCGACCGGAGCCGGGCGTTCTACCACGTCGGATTCAACTGCCGCCGCGAGCCGATGGTCGACGCCGACTTCCGGCGCGCGCTCGCTGGACTCCTCGATAAGGCGTTCGTCGCCGACGACCTGCTGGACGGCTACGCGACCCCCATCGCCTCCCCGCTGGCCGGGACCGAGTGGCTACCCGAAGGACTCGAATTCGACGGACGCGACCCCACGGTGCCGTTCTACGGGACCGACGGCGAACTCGACGCCGAGCGCGCGCGCGAGGCGTTCCGCGACGCCGGGTTCGAGTACACCGACGACGGCCGACTCGTCAGGGAGTGA
- a CDS encoding CHY zinc finger protein, with product MRSDDATTERDVYGHPVRGVEVGPETRCAHYDTDRDVVALRFACCDAYYPCFRCHEAATDHEAERLSVDSEEPAVLCGVCGAELPPREFVEGDHECPDCGATFNPGCADHYDLYFAFGEE from the coding sequence GTGAGGAGCGACGACGCGACGACCGAGCGCGACGTTTACGGCCACCCCGTACGCGGCGTCGAGGTCGGCCCCGAGACGCGTTGCGCCCACTACGACACCGACCGAGACGTGGTCGCGCTCCGGTTCGCCTGCTGTGACGCCTACTACCCCTGCTTCCGGTGTCACGAGGCCGCCACCGACCACGAGGCCGAGCGCCTGTCGGTCGACAGCGAGGAGCCCGCGGTCCTCTGCGGGGTCTGCGGGGCCGAGCTACCGCCACGCGAGTTCGTCGAGGGAGACCACGAGTGCCCCGACTGCGGTGCGACCTTCAACCCCGGATGCGCCGACCACTACGACCTGTACTTCGCGTTCGGCGAGGAGTGA
- a CDS encoding aminopeptidase, translating to MSLRDAAETALTQCLDLDETESCCIVTDDKRQPIGEALYEVASQISRDATIARYPPGESHGAEPPEPVAAAMAGADVFLAPTTKSLSHTRARGKANDAGARGATLPGITEEVFTTGLQADYDAIARHCEDVLAQVEGADEIRVTSPQGTDITFEPGDREWHDDTGIVHEPGEFSNLPAGEVFVSPVDANGTYVVDGTMMPHGLLEEGQTLEFDVEGGQVTRISDDEIRGLVEDAAEDVGDAAYNLAELGIGTNVAVTELVGSVLLDEKAGGTVHVAIGDDAGIGGDTDAPIHFDGILREPTVYADGEVVDLPVVER from the coding sequence ATGAGCCTCCGAGACGCGGCCGAGACCGCACTCACCCAGTGTCTCGACCTCGATGAGACCGAGTCGTGTTGCATCGTGACCGACGACAAGCGCCAGCCCATCGGCGAGGCGCTCTACGAGGTCGCGAGCCAGATATCCCGGGACGCCACCATCGCGCGCTACCCGCCGGGAGAGTCCCACGGCGCGGAACCGCCCGAGCCCGTCGCGGCCGCGATGGCGGGAGCCGACGTGTTCCTCGCGCCGACGACCAAGAGCCTGAGCCACACCCGCGCCCGCGGCAAGGCCAACGACGCCGGGGCGCGGGGCGCGACCCTCCCGGGCATCACCGAGGAGGTGTTCACCACCGGCCTGCAGGCCGACTACGACGCCATCGCCCGCCACTGCGAGGACGTGCTCGCGCAGGTCGAGGGAGCCGACGAGATACGCGTGACCTCCCCGCAGGGGACCGACATCACCTTCGAACCCGGCGACCGCGAGTGGCACGACGACACCGGTATCGTCCACGAACCCGGGGAGTTCTCGAACCTCCCGGCTGGCGAGGTGTTCGTCAGTCCCGTCGACGCCAACGGCACCTACGTCGTGGACGGGACCATGATGCCCCACGGCCTGCTGGAGGAGGGCCAGACCCTCGAATTCGACGTGGAGGGCGGGCAGGTCACGCGCATCTCCGACGACGAGATTCGGGGACTGGTCGAGGACGCCGCCGAGGACGTAGGCGACGCCGCGTACAACCTCGCGGAACTCGGCATCGGCACCAACGTCGCGGTCACCGAACTCGTCGGGTCGGTCCTGCTCGACGAGAAGGCGGGCGGGACGGTCCACGTCGCCATCGGCGACGACGCGGGCATCGGCGGCGACACCGACGCGCCCATCCACTTCGACGGCATCCTCCGGGAGCCGACGGTGTACGCAGACGGGGAGGTCGTAGACCTCCCGGTGGTCGAGCGATGA
- a CDS encoding hydantoinase B/oxoprolinase family protein yields MTDENTGATDENTGATDENTGATGVDPVTLEVVRNACVAVAEEMNATLIRTSYSPNIKDRQDCSCALFDADADLLSQAENQPVHLGAMPFSVAAAVEAFPPETLDPGDAVLLNDPFHGGAHLPDLTLVSPIFVEGELAAFAANRAHHADIGGAQAGSVAADSTDIYQEGLRIPPVKLYRGGEADEDAMNILLSNVRTPDERRGDLRAQRAANRTAQERFADLAETHGLADLRAATDAIQDYSERRMRAEIRDLPDGEYAFEDALDDDGRGNRDIPIAVTITVEGDEVEVDFSGTAEQVEGPVNAPFAVTASATYYALRCVTDPDIPPNSGCYRPIDIEAPEGTVVNARPPAAVVGGNLETSQRTTDVILGAFGERAPERSVAAGQGTMNNVTLGGTDPRGDEPTPYAFYETQGGGFGGRAGKDGMDGVHVHMSNTLNTPAEVLETAYPLRVLRYEYRPDSGGAGEFRGGLGLRRDIEVRGHRASFSLLADRRAHAPYGIAGGEDGEPGDDYLLREGEAVPIDAKTVRDLDPGDAVSVRTPGAGGYGDPEDRDPEAVARDVELGKVSPESARAEYGVEVEEEESNSEE; encoded by the coding sequence ATGACCGACGAGAACACCGGCGCGACCGACGAGAACACCGGCGCGACCGACGAGAACACCGGCGCGACCGGCGTCGACCCGGTCACGCTCGAAGTGGTTCGCAACGCCTGCGTCGCGGTGGCCGAGGAGATGAACGCGACGCTGATCCGGACGAGCTACTCGCCCAACATCAAGGACCGACAGGACTGCTCGTGCGCGCTGTTCGACGCCGACGCCGACCTGCTGAGTCAGGCCGAGAACCAGCCGGTCCACCTGGGCGCGATGCCGTTCTCGGTGGCGGCCGCCGTGGAGGCGTTCCCGCCCGAGACGCTCGACCCCGGCGATGCCGTCCTGCTCAACGACCCGTTCCACGGCGGGGCCCACCTCCCGGACCTCACGCTCGTCTCGCCCATCTTCGTGGAGGGCGAACTCGCGGCCTTCGCGGCCAACCGCGCCCACCACGCCGACATCGGCGGCGCGCAGGCCGGGAGCGTCGCGGCCGACAGCACCGACATCTACCAGGAGGGACTTCGGATTCCGCCCGTCAAGCTGTATCGGGGCGGGGAGGCCGACGAGGACGCGATGAACATCCTGCTCTCGAACGTCCGGACGCCCGACGAGCGCCGCGGGGACCTCCGCGCCCAGCGGGCCGCCAACCGCACCGCACAGGAGCGGTTCGCCGACCTCGCGGAGACCCACGGCCTCGCCGACCTCCGGGCCGCGACCGACGCGATACAGGACTACTCCGAGCGCCGGATGCGCGCCGAGATTCGGGACCTGCCCGACGGCGAGTACGCCTTCGAGGACGCGCTGGACGACGACGGCCGGGGCAACCGGGACATCCCCATCGCGGTCACGATTACGGTCGAGGGCGACGAGGTCGAGGTCGACTTCTCGGGGACGGCCGAGCAGGTCGAGGGCCCCGTCAACGCCCCCTTCGCGGTCACGGCGTCGGCGACCTACTACGCGCTCCGATGCGTCACCGACCCCGACATCCCGCCCAATTCCGGCTGTTACCGCCCCATCGACATCGAGGCACCCGAGGGGACCGTCGTCAACGCCCGACCCCCGGCCGCGGTGGTCGGCGGGAACCTCGAAACGTCCCAGCGCACCACGGACGTGATTCTCGGCGCGTTCGGCGAGCGCGCCCCCGAGCGGTCGGTCGCGGCCGGGCAGGGCACGATGAACAACGTGACCCTCGGCGGGACCGACCCCCGGGGCGACGAGCCGACACCATACGCCTTCTACGAGACCCAGGGCGGGGGCTTCGGCGGCCGCGCTGGCAAGGACGGCATGGACGGCGTCCACGTCCACATGTCCAACACGCTCAACACGCCCGCCGAGGTCCTCGAAACCGCCTACCCGCTCCGAGTCCTCCGGTACGAGTACCGCCCCGACTCGGGCGGCGCGGGCGAGTTCCGGGGCGGGCTCGGCCTCCGGCGCGACATCGAGGTCCGGGGCCACCGCGCCAGCTTCAGCCTGCTCGCCGACCGCCGGGCCCACGCACCCTACGGCATCGCTGGCGGCGAGGACGGCGAACCCGGCGACGACTACCTCCTGCGCGAGGGCGAGGCGGTTCCCATCGACGCCAAGACGGTTCGGGACCTCGACCCCGGCGACGCGGTGAGCGTCCGGACCCCGGGCGCTGGGGGCTACGGCGACCCCGAGGACCGCGACCCGGAGGCTGTCGCCCGGGACGTGGAACTCGGGAAGGTGTCCCCCGAGTCGGCGCGAGCGGAGTACGGCGTCGAAGTCGAGGAAGAGGAATCGAATTCCGAGGAGTAG